One Sanguibacter keddieii DSM 10542 genomic window carries:
- a CDS encoding helix-turn-helix transcriptional regulator — protein sequence MTAPTMDTLEPLMTEAEVARLLRIDRSTLCRWRTAGVGPLQPVMVTPTTPRYRRSDVAVLVGGTQ from the coding sequence ATGACTGCACCGACGATGGACACACTGGAACCGCTCATGACCGAGGCCGAGGTGGCGCGCCTTCTTCGCATCGACCGGAGCACGCTTTGCCGCTGGCGTACTGCCGGGGTCGGACCGCTCCAGCCGGTCATGGTCACCCCGACGACCCCGCGCTACCGCAGGTCGGACGTCGCGGTGCTGGTCGGCGGCACTCAGTGA
- the groES gene encoding co-chaperone GroES → MSVSIKPLEDRIVVKTLEVELTTPSGLVIPDTAKEKPQEGEVLAVGPGRIDDNGNRVPLDVAVGDKVIYSKYGGTEVKYDGEEYLILSARDVLAVIG, encoded by the coding sequence GTGTCGGTCTCCATCAAGCCGCTCGAGGACCGGATCGTCGTCAAGACTCTCGAAGTCGAGCTGACCACGCCCTCCGGTCTCGTTATCCCTGACACCGCCAAGGAGAAGCCCCAGGAGGGCGAGGTCCTGGCAGTCGGCCCCGGTCGTATCGACGACAACGGCAACCGCGTCCCGCTGGACGTCGCCGTGGGTGACAAGGTCATCTACAGCAAGTACGGCGGCACCGAGGTCAAGTACGACGGCGAGGAGTACCTCATCCTCTCCGCCCGCGACGTGCTCGCAGTGATCGGCTGA
- a CDS encoding tyrosine-type recombinase/integrase, producing MRVKDGRRDVASKTFDTKRSAQAWEAEQKAKLSGGAWVDPKAGRTPVREVIDEYLATRPGIVSSKTLLTEHLLLGKVTPALGRLPVSAVTREDVQTDLGVQALGLATSSVKRYRGILSALFTYSVARRLRETNPVSGTKLPSGAEGHERTEMAPYTLEELREVAAACMEQSPDGDITLFLGLTGLRWGEMAALRVKDVLEVPRRAIRVSRSAPTGHAIRETTKGGRDRFVPLVEDVWQIVARRMVGRAPDDLLFVNPSGRIWGGWNWKCGVSWAQHARGRRVHDLRHTAATLWLSSGVPPKTVQAWLGHSTATMTLDLYAHYLPASEADAGLRLMNERLAGGARGDRPAEQLTRRDAI from the coding sequence GTGCGCGTCAAGGACGGTCGTCGGGACGTCGCTTCGAAAACCTTCGACACGAAGCGGTCCGCACAGGCCTGGGAGGCAGAGCAGAAGGCGAAGCTGTCCGGCGGGGCATGGGTTGATCCGAAGGCGGGGCGAACCCCCGTCCGTGAAGTCATTGATGAGTACCTGGCAACGCGCCCCGGCATCGTGAGCTCCAAGACTCTTCTGACGGAGCATCTGCTCCTGGGGAAGGTCACCCCGGCACTTGGGCGACTGCCTGTCAGTGCAGTGACCCGAGAGGATGTTCAGACGGACCTGGGGGTTCAGGCGCTCGGGCTCGCGACGTCGAGCGTCAAGCGGTACCGGGGGATCTTGAGTGCGCTCTTCACGTACTCGGTGGCGCGACGACTCCGCGAGACGAACCCCGTCTCGGGGACCAAGCTGCCAAGCGGCGCCGAGGGGCACGAGCGGACCGAGATGGCGCCCTACACGCTCGAAGAGCTCCGCGAGGTCGCAGCCGCTTGCATGGAACAGAGCCCGGATGGGGACATCACGCTGTTTCTCGGGCTCACCGGCCTGCGTTGGGGCGAGATGGCTGCGCTCCGTGTCAAGGACGTCCTTGAAGTGCCGAGGCGGGCCATCCGCGTGTCGCGCTCGGCGCCCACCGGACATGCGATCCGTGAGACCACGAAGGGTGGCCGGGACCGGTTCGTGCCGCTGGTGGAGGACGTCTGGCAGATCGTCGCTCGTCGCATGGTTGGGCGCGCCCCTGATGACCTGCTCTTCGTGAATCCCTCCGGGAGGATCTGGGGAGGGTGGAACTGGAAGTGCGGGGTCTCCTGGGCGCAGCACGCGCGAGGGCGACGAGTTCACGACCTCCGACACACGGCAGCGACTCTGTGGCTGTCGAGTGGCGTTCCGCCGAAAACGGTCCAGGCTTGGCTCGGGCACTCCACGGCGACGATGACCCTGGACCTCTACGCCCATTACCTCCCAGCCAGCGAAGCGGACGCAGGCCTTCGCCTCATGAACGAACGGCTGGCGGGGGGAGCCCGGGGGGACCGGCCAGCTGAACAACTTACCCGGCGGGACGCCATTTAG